From one Phocaeicola salanitronis DSM 18170 genomic stretch:
- a CDS encoding DUF3990 domain-containing protein, giving the protein MELYHGSYMAIPSPEIVRGKFTKDFGEGFYCTELKRQAVKWAKRYDTPIVNMYDYHRNDALKILQFDGMTDEWLDFIVACRSGKPHNYDIVIGAMANDQIYNYVADFMNGVLTREQFWVLAKFKYPTHQISFCTWDALKCITYKGYEEVKE; this is encoded by the coding sequence ATGGAGTTATATCACGGAAGCTATATGGCAATACCTTCTCCCGAAATCGTAAGAGGTAAATTTACGAAAGATTTCGGGGAAGGATTTTATTGTACAGAATTGAAGAGACAAGCAGTAAAATGGGCAAAGCGGTATGATACGCCAATAGTGAATATGTATGATTATCATAGGAATGACGCTTTGAAGATTTTACAATTCGACGGTATGACAGATGAATGGTTGGATTTTATAGTTGCTTGCCGAAGCGGAAAGCCTCATAACTATGATATTGTGATAGGTGCAATGGCAAATGATCAGATATATAATTATGTGGCAGATTTTATGAATGGTGTTCTTACGAGAGAGCAGTTTTGGGTATTGGCAAAATTTAAATATCCTACGCATCAGATAAGTTTCTGCACATGGGATGCTTTAAAGTGTATTACTTATAAAGGTTATGAGGAGGTAAAGGAATGA
- a CDS encoding RagB/SusD family nutrient uptake outer membrane protein, translating to MKTKHILISGALLALTSVSCTDLDVDIKSQYTEFPDSEIAYEAQMNNAFYAFRAAIGRRFDEGVSCNSDEYTAVSFDTDYLNNRDMANFSLHMIDPTNSASQLDVFNELQTGITNCNRIIFDMGGEDVPEIAPVRAARAFYTFMIMEHWGDTPIIDHLLDDNEAIERSPRADVARWIESELLAVRDNCYENVDASTYGKPTRWMVDALLAKLYINWNVYTQDVTSSSWSANAPNEKLNDCIAACDRIIASGNFDLSDDYKTKFMYTNGSQIKDFIYAMPFDAVTTQGMTFARFRTWRRGQNSNGFYSIEMTNSVGGNMTLTPEFVELFCLPGDRRNDVIAGSTGENIGMETFDVYQYDNNTGEPTSVRNTYGGENVTFTKSITLKEDLTADPPVVPNADLNCGADLKGWTQGYRSIKFFPDINDYNVYSRNQDNDFPIFRYADIILMKCEAIVRGGTATNGDTPMSLFNQIRAYVNAPQIVGDPSLQEILDERGREFLDEHWRRNDLIRFGDFERDWGFKNDFNPNASNPQYRLWPLSINVLNANTNWEQNPGY from the coding sequence ATGAAAACAAAACATATTCTTATTTCCGGCGCCCTTCTGGCACTTACAAGTGTCAGTTGTACTGACCTTGACGTAGATATCAAATCACAATATACCGAATTTCCCGATTCAGAAATCGCCTACGAAGCACAAATGAACAATGCATTTTATGCATTCCGTGCCGCTATCGGCAGACGTTTCGATGAAGGCGTTTCCTGTAACTCCGATGAATATACGGCGGTCAGTTTTGATACTGATTATTTGAACAACCGCGATATGGCAAATTTCTCGCTTCACATGATTGACCCGACCAACTCAGCTAGCCAATTGGACGTGTTCAATGAACTGCAAACAGGCATCACCAATTGCAACCGCATTATTTTTGACATGGGTGGTGAAGATGTTCCAGAAATTGCTCCGGTACGTGCAGCCCGTGCATTTTATACCTTCATGATTATGGAACATTGGGGCGACACACCTATCATTGACCACTTATTGGATGATAACGAAGCAATTGAACGTTCTCCGCGTGCCGATGTAGCCCGTTGGATTGAGTCGGAACTGCTCGCGGTCCGCGACAATTGTTATGAAAATGTAGACGCCTCTACATACGGAAAACCTACCCGCTGGATGGTAGATGCCTTATTGGCAAAGCTATATATCAACTGGAACGTATATACCCAAGATGTCACCAGTTCAAGCTGGTCGGCAAATGCGCCTAATGAAAAACTAAATGACTGCATCGCCGCTTGCGACCGTATCATTGCGTCAGGAAATTTCGATTTAAGCGATGATTACAAAACGAAGTTCATGTACACTAACGGTTCGCAAATCAAAGACTTTATCTATGCCATGCCTTTTGATGCTGTAACTACACAAGGTATGACTTTTGCCCGCTTCCGAACCTGGCGGCGCGGACAGAACAGCAATGGCTTTTACAGCATCGAAATGACTAATTCTGTAGGTGGCAATATGACTTTGACACCCGAGTTCGTTGAACTGTTCTGCTTGCCGGGCGACCGCCGGAATGATGTAATCGCCGGAAGTACGGGTGAAAATATCGGTATGGAAACATTTGATGTTTACCAATACGATAACAATACAGGAGAGCCGACGAGTGTACGCAACACGTATGGAGGTGAAAATGTAACCTTCACCAAATCCATTACTTTAAAAGAAGACCTTACCGCCGACCCTCCGGTAGTTCCGAATGCAGACTTAAACTGCGGCGCTGACTTAAAAGGATGGACACAAGGTTACCGCTCCATCAAATTCTTCCCGGATATCAACGACTATAATGTATACAGCCGCAATCAAGATAACGACTTCCCCATTTTCCGCTATGCGGATATCATCCTAATGAAATGTGAAGCCATCGTACGTGGCGGGACAGCGACAAACGGCGACACCCCCATGAGCTTGTTCAACCAAATCCGTGCGTATGTCAATGCTCCCCAAATTGTAGGAGACCCAAGCTTGCAAGAGATTTTGGACGAACGTGGCCGTGAGTTCTTGGATGAGCACTGGCGCCGCAACGACTTAATCCGCTTCGGCGACTTCGAACGCGACTGGGGATTCAAAAACGATTTCAACCCCAATGCCTCTAACCCGCAGTATCGCTTGTGGCCGTTAAGTATTAATGTATTGAACGCTAATACAAATTGGGAACAGAATCCGGGATATTAA
- a CDS encoding Rpn family recombination-promoting nuclease/putative transposase, whose amino-acid sequence MKDNFIRFDWAMKRLLRDKSNYVVLEGFLSTLLNEDLRICRFLESESNQTDETDKFNRADILVEDSKGKQLIIKIQNYRELYYYHKLLYGASHILSQYTNWEADYSKIYKTYTINIVYFSMVKSKDYVYHGEIVFRSLHDSNNFLKLSARQQELFIGKDADDIFPEYYVLRVNDFDKVAKTPLDEWIKFLKTGEIDKEATAKGLPEARERLRIDTLPDVEKRAYYRDMEALRYQRSVIKTGWDEGHTEGFKEGRAEGMAEGRAEGREEGRAEGEKKKAKEVAKKMKEIGLSIKDIAQCTQLTQDEIKQL is encoded by the coding sequence ATGAAAGATAATTTTATACGTTTCGACTGGGCAATGAAAAGGTTATTGCGTGACAAAAGCAATTATGTCGTGCTGGAAGGTTTTCTTTCTACATTGCTGAATGAAGACTTACGCATTTGCCGTTTCTTGGAAAGCGAATCAAACCAAACGGATGAAACAGATAAGTTTAACCGTGCCGATATTTTGGTTGAAGACAGCAAAGGCAAGCAGCTTATCATCAAAATCCAAAACTATCGCGAATTATACTATTATCACAAATTACTTTATGGTGCTTCTCACATCCTATCGCAATATACCAATTGGGAAGCAGATTATAGCAAAATATACAAGACTTATACTATCAATATTGTTTATTTCAGCATGGTTAAAAGTAAAGACTATGTATATCATGGGGAAATAGTCTTTCGTAGTTTACACGACTCAAACAACTTTCTAAAGCTATCCGCACGCCAACAAGAACTCTTTATAGGAAAAGATGCCGACGATATCTTTCCCGAATATTATGTGTTGCGCGTAAATGATTTCGATAAAGTAGCAAAAACTCCTCTTGACGAATGGATTAAATTCCTTAAGACTGGAGAAATAGATAAAGAAGCTACGGCGAAAGGACTTCCGGAAGCAAGAGAACGACTCCGCATTGACACCTTACCTGATGTAGAGAAACGTGCTTATTACCGAGATATGGAAGCCTTACGCTACCAACGCAGTGTTATCAAGACAGGCTGGGACGAAGGACATACGGAAGGCTTTAAAGAAGGAAGAGCGGAAGGAATGGCAGAAGGAAGAGCGGAAGGAAGAGAAGAAGGAAGAGCGGAAGGAGAAAAAAAGAAAGCAAAAGAAGTTGCAAAAAAGATGAAAGAGATAGGACTTTCCATAAAAGACATAGCCCAGTGTACACAACTTACGCAAGATGAAATAAAACAACTATAA
- a CDS encoding SusC/RagA family TonB-linked outer membrane protein, giving the protein MQSKQTTNKWMQRKLVSLAVFLFVCTCAFAQNTVTGTVKDQSGMPLVGVNVVEKGTTNGNITDVNGKYSVNVERGKTLVFSYIGFISQEIKVNSNTINVMLAEDAQSLEEVVVIGYGSMQRKDVTSSITSVKAEDLNVGVYTTPAQLLQGKVPGLTIANTSDPNGSASISLRGASSLRAGEAMEPYYVIDGVPGVSLSLVAPEDIESIDVLRDASATAIYGSKAANGVIIVTTKKGNKEGRTSVSYSGYVAWDHTMKTLDMMTADQLLSYASANNIDLSPYYDANNPANTNWQDEILRTGFSHNHNVSINGGNEKTQYSASISFLDREGVVLGTDMDRLTARSFVQTKTLNDRLDISVSLNASVRNSTSGPISNGGESVQGRSVLDAMYYYSPLVPVKNADGSWYSNLQISQNFNPVSMANEDIRKTKEKLLQGVAKATLHIIDGLDWNLNLSYQNQQYIYSNYNSTQSQLETSRHGQAERMAVENVRKQMETYINWDHTFADKHKVGVMLGYSWEQADNNDGFGAKVYNFYNDDLLYYNMSMANNVSISDISDVNDNYLLSTLRMISFYGRVNYSFNSKYLLQATVRRDGSSAFGANNRWGTFPSVSAAWRIIEEDFMKDQDIFDDLKLRIGYGVSGNSLGFDAFYAHQVYGSTGWFNYVNASGTSADYRILGATRNSNPDLKWEKTGMFNIGIDFGFFNNRLTGTIEYYNKKTSDLIYDYPVSTNRYSYGWMTANVGDISNKGIEITLNAVPVQTKDFTWSTSINLSHNKNVVEKLSNETFSVDYIDQGNTDIAGYTNSNVQRIMEGSPIGQFYLWEWAGYDENGGSIFNDYDAEGNLIGTTDAPTDEDRRKAGSAQPKLVYGWNNELNWKNWSLTAFFQGVAGNKIFNATRAYYNNTGQIANGKNALAEAITGQNANDSRAHAPSARYLENGSYFRLSTLTLGYNFGKLGNWINNLRLYATCNNVFTITGYKGVDPEISLGGLAPGIDWRNATYPRTRTFMVGVNVNF; this is encoded by the coding sequence ATGCAAAGCAAACAGACAACTAACAAATGGATGCAGAGAAAACTCGTTTCTCTCGCAGTTTTTCTCTTCGTGTGTACCTGTGCTTTTGCCCAAAACACAGTTACGGGAACGGTCAAAGACCAATCCGGAATGCCTTTAGTCGGGGTAAATGTAGTGGAAAAAGGAACAACCAACGGTAACATTACCGATGTAAACGGGAAATACTCCGTCAATGTAGAACGAGGCAAGACATTGGTGTTTTCCTACATCGGATTTATTTCGCAAGAAATCAAAGTCAATTCAAACACCATCAACGTAATGCTGGCAGAAGACGCACAGTCTTTGGAAGAAGTCGTCGTCATCGGTTACGGCAGCATGCAACGCAAGGATGTGACCAGTTCTATTACTTCGGTAAAGGCAGAAGACCTGAACGTAGGAGTCTACACCACTCCGGCCCAATTGCTGCAAGGAAAAGTGCCCGGTCTGACTATCGCCAACACCAGTGACCCGAACGGTTCGGCTTCTATCTCTTTGCGTGGTGCCTCTTCACTGCGCGCAGGCGAAGCCATGGAGCCTTACTATGTCATTGACGGCGTCCCGGGCGTAAGCCTGTCTTTGGTAGCGCCGGAAGACATCGAAAGCATCGATGTATTGCGTGACGCTTCGGCTACAGCCATTTACGGTTCAAAAGCTGCCAACGGCGTAATTATCGTCACTACCAAAAAAGGCAATAAGGAAGGGCGTACCAGCGTAAGTTATAGCGGTTATGTGGCATGGGACCATACGATGAAAACCCTGGACATGATGACTGCAGACCAACTATTGTCGTATGCAAGCGCAAACAACATCGACCTTTCACCTTATTATGACGCCAATAACCCAGCCAATACCAACTGGCAAGACGAAATACTCCGTACCGGATTCAGCCACAACCACAATGTATCTATCAACGGCGGGAATGAAAAAACGCAATACAGCGCATCTATCAGTTTTTTAGACCGCGAAGGGGTAGTATTAGGCACTGATATGGACCGGCTTACCGCACGTTCATTTGTACAGACCAAGACATTGAACGACCGTTTGGATATTTCTGTTAGTTTGAACGCAAGTGTACGCAACAGCACCAGCGGTCCGATTAGCAACGGAGGTGAAAGTGTTCAAGGAAGAAGCGTATTGGATGCCATGTATTATTACAGCCCGCTGGTTCCTGTCAAGAACGCCGACGGTTCATGGTACAGCAACTTGCAAATCTCGCAAAACTTCAATCCGGTTTCAATGGCAAACGAAGACATCCGCAAGACAAAAGAAAAGTTGTTGCAAGGCGTTGCCAAAGCGACCTTACATATCATTGACGGCCTGGATTGGAACTTAAACCTCTCTTATCAAAACCAGCAATACATCTACAGCAACTACAACAGCACCCAATCTCAGTTGGAAACATCCCGCCATGGCCAAGCAGAACGCATGGCTGTAGAAAACGTACGCAAACAAATGGAAACTTACATCAACTGGGACCATACCTTCGCCGACAAGCACAAAGTAGGAGTCATGTTGGGTTACTCTTGGGAACAAGCGGACAATAATGATGGCTTCGGTGCCAAAGTCTATAATTTCTACAACGATGACTTACTGTATTATAACATGTCAATGGCGAACAATGTTTCCATCAGCGACATTAGCGATGTAAACGACAATTACCTGCTCTCAACCTTGCGCATGATTTCGTTCTACGGACGTGTCAACTATAGCTTTAACAGCAAATACTTGCTGCAAGCGACTGTACGCCGTGACGGTTCCTCCGCATTCGGAGCCAATAACCGCTGGGGTACATTCCCCTCCGTATCCGCCGCATGGCGCATTATTGAAGAAGACTTTATGAAAGACCAAGACATTTTCGACGATTTAAAACTCCGCATCGGTTACGGTGTCAGCGGTAACTCGTTAGGGTTTGACGCTTTCTATGCACACCAAGTATATGGCTCGACCGGCTGGTTTAACTACGTAAACGCAAGCGGCACCTCTGCCGATTATCGCATTCTGGGCGCAACGCGCAACTCGAACCCAGACCTGAAATGGGAAAAAACCGGCATGTTCAACATCGGTATTGATTTTGGTTTCTTCAATAACCGCCTGACGGGTACAATCGAATACTATAACAAGAAAACCAGCGACCTGATTTACGATTATCCGGTTTCTACCAACCGGTATTCATACGGCTGGATGACCGCTAACGTAGGCGACATCAGCAACAAAGGTATCGAAATTACGTTAAATGCTGTTCCGGTACAAACCAAAGACTTCACTTGGAGTACTTCTATTAACCTTTCACACAACAAGAATGTCGTAGAAAAGCTTTCTAATGAAACATTCTCGGTAGACTATATCGACCAAGGCAATACAGATATCGCAGGTTATACCAACTCAAACGTACAGCGCATCATGGAAGGTTCTCCCATCGGACAATTTTATTTATGGGAATGGGCTGGTTATGACGAAAACGGAGGCTCTATATTCAATGACTATGATGCTGAAGGCAATCTAATCGGCACAACCGATGCTCCTACCGATGAAGACCGTCGCAAAGCCGGTTCCGCACAGCCGAAATTGGTTTACGGCTGGAACAATGAGCTGAACTGGAAAAACTGGTCACTGACCGCATTCTTCCAAGGTGTGGCAGGAAACAAGATTTTTAATGCTACACGCGCCTATTATAACAACACCGGTCAAATAGCCAATGGGAAAAACGCATTAGCAGAAGCCATAACCGGTCAAAATGCAAACGACTCCCGCGCCCATGCGCCTTCAGCCCGTTATCTTGAAAACGGTTCGTATTTCCGTTTGTCGACACTGACATTAGGCTACAACTTCGGCAAGCTGGGCAACTGGATAAATAACCTGAGACTCTACGCAACCTGCAACAATGTCTTCACCATTACCGGATATAAAGGCGTTGACCCTGAAATCAGCCTTGGAGGCTTGGCTCCCGGAATCGACTGGCGTAATGCCACGTATCCACGCACCCGTACATTTATGGTTGGTGTAAATGTGAATTTCTAA
- a CDS encoding SusC/RagA family TonB-linked outer membrane protein, whose protein sequence is MQSKLITNKHLLRKILSFAFFLLVSTYAFAQNAVTGTVIDNTGMPLIGVSVVEKGTTNGSVTDIDGKYTVNVEKGKTLVFSYIGYVTQEVEVQSNTINITLSEDAQLLDEVVVIGYGSMERKDVTSSITTVKAEDLNVGVYTTPAQLLQGKVPGLTIANTSDPNGSASISLRGASTLRTGEAMEPYYVIDGVPGVSLSLIAPEDIESIDVLRDASATAIYGSKAANGVIIVTTKKGNKDGRTNVSYSGYVAWDKTLNTLDMMTADEVLAYADANGIDLSSYYDVNNPADVNWQDEVLRTAFSHNHNVAINGGNEKTSYNASINFLERQGVVRGTGMDRLTARSFLQTKAFNDRLDLSFNVNASISNNESGPTDNEGRSALDAMNYYLPLNPIYNEDGTYYGRTTSQYYNPVSLINEDRYKTTQKLLQGVAKATVHIIDGLDWNLNLSYQNEQYIYNKYHSSQSQIVTYTSRNGDAERSTVENIKKQMETYINWDHTFNDAHKVGVMLGYSWEQSDNNDGFGIRAYNFYNDDLSYYNLALANSMSQDEIVDLNSQFLLSTLRMISYYGRINYSYKSKYLLQATIRRDGSSAFGANNRWGTFPAVSAAWRIIEEDFMKDQNIFDDLKFRIGYGVSGNSLGFDAFYARQVYGSTGWFTGSDGNNYHVLGATRNANPDLKWEKTGMFNVGLDFGFFNNRLTGTIEYYNKKTSDLIYSYGVSTLIYPYSEMVANVGDISNKGIEITINAVPVQTKDFTWSTSLNLSHNKNEVVSMSNSEFSVNFIEMADPNINSYSNQHVQRLMESAPIGQFYLWEWAGYDENGMSVFNDYDENGNLIGVTDAPDDTDRRMAGSAQPKITFGWNNDLTWKNWSLSMFFQGVAGNKIFNAIRASYSDPTLLRSFGKNILAEVATEQNYNDSRAQAPSTRYLENGSYLRLSTLTLGYNFGKLGNWVNNMRIYATCNNVFTITGYKGIDPEVNLGGLTPGMDMRNSNYPRTRSFMVGVNMNF, encoded by the coding sequence ATGCAAAGCAAACTTATTACAAACAAACACCTGCTAAGGAAAATCCTTTCCTTTGCATTTTTTCTTTTAGTAAGTACGTATGCATTTGCCCAAAACGCAGTAACCGGTACTGTTATAGACAACACCGGAATGCCTTTAATTGGGGTAAGTGTAGTTGAAAAAGGCACGACCAATGGCAGCGTTACCGACATCGACGGCAAATACACTGTGAATGTAGAAAAAGGTAAAACTTTGGTTTTCTCTTACATTGGCTACGTGACTCAAGAAGTAGAAGTCCAATCAAATACCATTAACATTACCTTGTCGGAAGACGCTCAGCTATTGGACGAAGTAGTAGTTATCGGTTATGGGTCGATGGAACGCAAGGACGTAACCAGCTCCATCACTACCGTAAAAGCCGAAGACCTGAATGTGGGTGTCTACACCACTCCGGCACAATTGCTGCAAGGAAAAGTGCCGGGTCTGACTATCGCCAACACCAGTGACCCGAACGGTTCGGCTTCTATCTCTTTGCGTGGTGCCTCTACACTTCGTACAGGCGAAGCTATGGAGCCTTATTACGTTATAGACGGTGTGCCGGGTGTAAGCCTTTCACTCATTGCGCCGGAAGACATTGAAAGCATCGATGTATTACGTGACGCTTCGGCTACCGCCATCTATGGTTCGAAAGCTGCCAACGGCGTAATCATCGTCACCACCAAGAAAGGCAATAAGGATGGACGTACCAACGTAAGTTACAGCGGATATGTAGCATGGGACAAGACTTTGAACACCTTGGACATGATGACTGCCGATGAAGTATTGGCATACGCGGACGCCAACGGAATCGATTTGTCAAGTTATTACGACGTAAACAATCCGGCAGACGTGAATTGGCAAGACGAAGTGCTCCGCACAGCTTTCAGCCACAATCACAATGTGGCGATTAACGGGGGAAACGAAAAGACCTCATACAACGCATCCATTAACTTCCTCGAACGTCAAGGAGTTGTACGCGGAACAGGAATGGACCGTCTGACCGCCCGTTCTTTCTTGCAGACCAAAGCATTCAACGACCGGTTAGACCTCTCGTTCAACGTAAACGCCAGCATTTCAAACAATGAAAGCGGTCCTACAGACAACGAAGGCAGAAGCGCATTGGATGCCATGAATTACTATTTGCCTCTGAATCCGATTTACAATGAAGACGGGACTTATTACGGAAGAACCACTTCGCAATATTACAATCCGGTATCTTTGATTAACGAAGACCGTTACAAGACAACACAAAAACTATTGCAAGGTGTAGCCAAAGCAACAGTACACATCATTGACGGTTTGGACTGGAACCTGAACCTATCTTATCAGAACGAACAATACATTTATAATAAGTATCATTCTTCTCAATCACAAATCGTTACTTACACTTCCCGTAACGGCGATGCTGAACGCAGCACTGTAGAAAACATCAAGAAACAAATGGAAACCTACATCAACTGGGACCATACGTTCAATGATGCGCACAAGGTAGGCGTTATGTTGGGTTACTCTTGGGAACAGTCAGACAATAACGACGGTTTCGGAATCCGGGCTTATAATTTCTATAATGATGACTTAAGCTACTACAATTTGGCATTGGCTAACAGCATGTCACAAGACGAAATCGTTGACCTGAACTCACAATTTCTGCTTTCTACCCTGCGCATGATTTCTTACTATGGACGTATCAACTATAGCTACAAAAGCAAATACCTGTTGCAAGCCACTATCCGCCGCGACGGTTCTTCCGCATTCGGTGCCAACAACCGTTGGGGTACTTTCCCCGCAGTATCTGCCGCATGGCGCATCATCGAAGAAGACTTCATGAAAGACCAAAATATATTCGATGACCTGAAATTCCGCATCGGTTATGGCGTGAGCGGTAACTCTTTGGGATTCGACGCTTTCTATGCACGCCAGGTATACGGTTCTACCGGTTGGTTCACCGGCTCTGACGGAAACAATTACCACGTGTTGGGTGCAACCCGAAATGCTAATCCGGATTTGAAATGGGAAAAGACCGGTATGTTCAATGTCGGTTTGGATTTCGGTTTCTTCAACAACCGCCTGACCGGTACCATCGAATACTATAATAAAAAGACAAGTGATTTAATTTACAGCTACGGAGTATCAACCCTGATTTATCCATACAGCGAAATGGTTGCCAATGTAGGCGACATCAGCAACAAAGGTATCGAAATCACCATCAATGCCGTACCGGTACAAACCAAAGATTTTACCTGGAGCACTTCGCTTAATCTATCACACAATAAAAACGAAGTCGTATCTATGTCTAATTCTGAATTCAGCGTAAACTTTATTGAAATGGCAGACCCGAATATCAACAGTTATTCGAACCAGCATGTACAACGCTTAATGGAAAGTGCTCCTATCGGACAATTCTACTTATGGGAATGGGCAGGATACGATGAGAATGGAATGTCCGTATTCAATGACTACGACGAAAACGGAAACCTGATTGGCGTAACCGATGCTCCGGATGACACCGACCGCCGTATGGCAGGTTCGGCACAACCGAAAATCACATTCGGGTGGAACAACGACCTGACTTGGAAAAACTGGTCATTAAGTATGTTCTTCCAAGGCGTAGCCGGAAACAAGATATTCAATGCCATCCGCGCAAGCTACAGCGACCCCACCTTGCTGAGAAGTTTCGGTAAAAATATTCTGGCAGAAGTTGCCACCGAGCAAAACTATAATGACTCTCGTGCACAAGCTCCTTCTACCCGTTATTTGGAAAACGGTTCTTACCTGCGTTTGTCTACCCTGACCTTAGGCTACAACTTCGGCAAATTGGGCAATTGGGTAAACAACATGCGTATCTACGCTACTTGCAATAACGTATTCACCATTACGGGTTACAAAGGCATCGACCCTGAAGTAAACTTAGGCGGTTTAACACCGGGCATGGATATGCGCAACAGCAATTATCCCCGTACACGCAGCTTTATGGTGGGTGTTAATATGAATTTCTAA
- a CDS encoding OmpP1/FadL family transporter, translating into MKAKIISFGILAMAASAAVAQTQYDAVRFGTGELNGTARFVGMGGAMSALGADISTMGTNPAGIGMFRSNDVSVSFGFNKNMTESDFGGSVMKDDRTRASFDQIGIVYSMKIGNRTDLRYLNFGFNYHKLANFNRQFSSGGNLNGASMSWQMQDMMLNSGDVYSQETFNDLLDNDNPYRSDAFLYTPFLSMMGARTGLVSSSGDFGDTSEFYMMGWNGQNGQYYSREEGGINAYDFNVSFNVKDRFYFGLTLGVYDVNYHRYSSYAETIVDDYEADNGGFTLNNWFDTEGTGFDLKFGTIIRPFEYSPFRIGLAVHTPIWYALSDTYTSTLGTNVLAMPEDYSENLGEYFPSGAYGWDYLLNTPWKVNVSMGTTVGTVLALDAEYEYANYGASKYKDRDGYELASSNEAVDKYLKSTHTVRVGMEAKLTPKFSFRAGYNYMTSPIKDNSARYVPSLPTNAADQIVYDVTRTDPEYHNLKARNTLTLGLGYRGNLFYCDVAYKYDFYKSDFYMFDDYRFSDDGNSIVGRNQPAEVNHDRHQLLFTLGVNF; encoded by the coding sequence ATGAAAGCAAAGATAATTTCTTTTGGAATATTGGCAATGGCTGCTTCTGCAGCTGTTGCCCAAACACAATATGATGCCGTCCGTTTCGGCACGGGAGAACTGAACGGAACGGCGCGTTTTGTAGGTATGGGAGGCGCGATGAGTGCCTTGGGCGCAGACATATCGACTATGGGGACGAATCCGGCAGGTATCGGGATGTTCCGTAGTAATGATGTCTCTGTCTCGTTCGGATTTAACAAGAACATGACGGAGAGCGATTTTGGCGGGTCGGTCATGAAAGACGACCGTACACGGGCTTCTTTTGACCAAATCGGCATTGTATATAGTATGAAAATCGGAAACCGTACTGACTTGCGTTACCTGAATTTCGGTTTCAACTATCATAAGCTGGCTAATTTCAACCGCCAATTCTCGTCGGGAGGCAATCTGAACGGTGCTTCGATGAGCTGGCAGATGCAAGATATGATGTTGAACTCCGGCGATGTCTATTCGCAGGAAACTTTCAACGACCTGCTTGATAACGATAATCCATACCGTTCGGACGCTTTTCTGTATACGCCTTTCCTGAGTATGATGGGAGCACGCACAGGTTTAGTGAGCAGCTCGGGCGATTTTGGAGATACCAGCGAGTTTTATATGATGGGCTGGAACGGTCAGAACGGTCAATATTACAGCCGCGAGGAAGGCGGCATCAATGCATACGACTTCAATGTGTCTTTTAACGTGAAAGACCGTTTTTATTTTGGTTTGACTTTAGGTGTTTATGATGTGAATTATCATCGCTATTCTTCGTATGCCGAAACGATTGTGGATGATTACGAAGCGGATAACGGAGGGTTTACACTGAATAATTGGTTTGATACGGAAGGTACGGGATTTGATTTGAAATTCGGAACCATTATCCGTCCGTTCGAGTATTCTCCTTTCCGTATAGGTCTGGCAGTACATACGCCGATATGGTATGCCTTGTCAGACACGTATACATCAACATTAGGCACCAATGTATTGGCTATGCCTGAGGATTATAGCGAGAATTTGGGCGAGTATTTTCCCTCGGGAGCGTATGGATGGGATTATTTGTTGAATACGCCTTGGAAGGTGAATGTAAGCATGGGTACAACTGTGGGTACCGTGTTGGCGCTGGATGCGGAATATGAATATGCGAATTACGGCGCATCGAAATACAAAGACCGTGACGGATATGAACTGGCTTCTTCGAATGAAGCGGTCGACAAGTATCTGAAGAGCACGCATACGGTACGTGTCGGTATGGAGGCGAAATTGACACCGAAGTTCAGTTTCCGTGCAGGATACAATTACATGACTTCCCCGATTAAGGATAATTCGGCACGTTATGTTCCGAGCTTGCCGACGAATGCGGCGGATCAGATTGTTTACGATGTGACCCGTACAGACCCTGAATATCATAACTTGAAAGCCCGCAATACATTGACATTGGGTTTAGGCTATCGTGGAAATCTGTTTTATTGCGACGTAGCTTATAAATATGATTTCTATAAATCGGATTTCTATATGTTCGATGACTATCGTTTCTCGGATGACGGCAATTCGATTGTGGGACGTAACCAGCCTGCAGAAGTGAATCATGACCGCCATCAGTTGCTCTTTACGTTAGGAGTAAATTTCTAA